In Borreliella spielmanii, the genomic window TCATAATTGTTTGCCTTTTATGATGAAGATTTGTATGGTTAAACCAAAAATTAATATTAATGTGAAATTTTTTTTCATATTAATATTACCTTCTAATAGTGGTTTTAATAATTGAATATTAGCTTAATTTATGGAATTTGAGTAGGTATTAATTTATTGATAAATAGATTAATCAAATATTCTATGAGTGAGTAATAAGTAAAAAAGTATATTATATAAATATAATAATATATATTATATTGTAATTCAAACAAAATGATATATAATTTTAATTAAGAATAATTATTATTTATAATATATATTCTTAATTAGAGGAAAGGAGAATATTTTTGTGGGAAAAAATTTGTTTTTATATATATTGTTAATGTTAGGATTGATGTCTTGTAGTCTAGATTCTAAATTATTTGGTAATAAAGAACAAAATAATAATGATAATGTAAAAGAAGTTTTGGATAGTGTTCAAAAAGATTCTTTAAAGAATTTATATAGTAGTCAAGAAGAGCAAAAAGGTTTTAATAAAAATTTTGGAGAGCGGAAATATCAGGATTTAATTGTTCCTATAGGACCTATGGTGTCTTCAAAATCATTGAATAATAAGGTTGATATACCGAATATTTCAACTAATCATGCTAAAAAAAAAGAAATAAAAAAAGAGGATTTAGTTCCTTTTACTTATGAAGAAAGAAGGGCAAGTGAAGTAATTAAAAATATACAAGATATTCTTAAAGACTCTGGATTCTTTAATTTAATTGAGGATGTGTGTGTACTTAAAGATGAATATATTTTAATAAAAGATGATTTTAATAATGTGATGAGCAAGATTCAGAGTAAAAAAGCATCACTAATGGAAAATTTAAATAACAATAAAAATAAGATAAGGGAACTAGCGCAATTGCAAAATGAGTTAAAGATAGGTTTTGAATTTGATGAATTTATAAATAAGATCGATATGGCAGAACAAGAGATAAGATCTGCAGCTTTATTTTTTGATATTGCTCAGAAAAGTTTAGAAGAGAGCATTATTAAAAGATTAGAGAGTAAAAATAAGGCATCTTATGCACTAAAATTATCTAGGGAAGCTTTAAGTAAAGCAGAGAGTACTTTAGATAACTTAGACTCTTATTTTTTAAAAAAAGCTGAGGTAATGGTGAAAAAGCAAGAATTGGAAAAACTTATTGAACATGTAAAAACCGTTTTAAAAAGTATTAACTAATAATAAAGTATAGTATATAAGGAAATAAATTTGTTTTTAATGGTATTAATAGTCAATCATTTACATTGACAACTTTTATAAAGTTTAATTTATCTTAAGTATTTTTAGAGATTATATTAAACATTGGGTTTTCCAATTTTCTTCGAGATACTTTATTATGTTGTTTATGTGTGCCACCCAGGTTTCCAGACGGGTTTTTTATATTGTGGACAGCTTCCTTCTAAAAGCACACACAAAAAATTAGATTAATGTTTATTTCAACCAATGCTGCTTTTGGCCGTATCTTGGTTTTTCATTATTATATTATTATTACCCTATAATAATATAATGGAAGCTGCAATTATGCTAGGTAAGAATTTTAATTAATATTTAAGACTAAGTGCTATTAGATTATTTTAAATATTTAATGCATTTAGTCTTAAGTATTAAAAGGTATAAAATGACTTACATATAAAATCCAATCGCATTTTTAATAGGTCAATTTCTGGTACTCTTGTTAATCTAGGCAAATCTCAAATTAAAATAAATGATAACATTTTTAAACATTTGCTCGATATCGTAATATTTGCAAAAAATAAAAAAACATACAAAGAATTAATATTATTTACTACTGAAAATAATATTAGCGATAAAACTATAAAATTAGCATTATAAAATAAAGTATTAATTCCTTTTTGTGAACATCCAAAATAGAGATTACTTTTAAAATAAATATATTTTGGAGCTTTTGCTTGCACATCCAAAAAATATTAGCTTAGAAAAAGAGCATATCATTATAGTTGGATGTGAGTGGTATAGGAAATTTTATGACCTATTCTCTTTCTACTTTAGGATTAGCAGCTTTAACTTTTATATATGAAGACAAAATATAAGAATCTAATCCAAATAGACAATTTTTATTTAGTTATAATGATATAAGATCTGGCAAAGTAGATATAATTAAAGAAAAAATAAAATCGCTAAATAAAACCATTCAAACTAAATCTTATAAGGAAAAAGTTTTAGTAAAATTATTGGAGAATATTTTTACTAAAACAAAAATTAAACCATCATTAATAGTACTGTTAGCAGATTATGACTACTATTTACCCTTAGTTAATAAATTTTGTATTGAAAATTCTATTTCACTTATAAATATTGGATATTTTAATGATTTTTCAGTTATTGGTCCATTTTATATTTCAAATATTTTATCTTACTACTACCGCACTGATATAGGAGTTATAAAAAAGTCATCATCTTCTAAATTTTACGAAGTAAAATAATATTAGTAAATAAAGACCGTCAAGCCCTTTTTTCTTTACTAATAATGCAACTTTATGAGATAGTAATTATAAAAATGTTAAGTATTAGGGTGATTATATTAAAATTGGTTTTTGTAAATCCAGTTTTAAATAGCAATAGTAATTTGTCATTAACAATGATAGTATTATATTTATAGATAATTTATGGAAAATCAATTAATCAGCAAATTGCACATTGAATTGGGAATTCTTGTCTTAACAATAGAACTAGCAAATACTCAATTTAGTCAATATTCTCCAAAAGTGATACTTAAGCACTATAATGACAAACTTAAAATTTCGGGGCTGACCGACACCACACTAACAATAATGGAAAAATATCTTGATAAATTAAAAGAAATAAAAATCATAGCTAAATTTTATACTAAAGACAGGGATTGTGGCATTTTATGTTATTACAAGCTTAATTGCTCCGCTAAGCAAGCTCAATCAAAAATATCAGACTATTTACTTTTAAAAAAAATATAAATTTTTGAGATATATAATTTTTATTATTGTTTATGAAAAATTTTGGAGTCATTTATGAATATTTTTTTAAAAAAAATAAACTGTTCAAATTGCCGTAATAAGCCACATTATCCATTAATAATTCTTATTTCAATAATAGAATAGCTTTTGCAAAGCTTAAGTTATGATTGGTCAAAAAAAATGTAAATAAGTAAGTTGTGGTTGTATTTATCAATTATAGTAATATTATTATAAATAATAGTTTAATATTAAAAGTGTATAGCATGCAATAGAAATGTATTGGCTTTGTTTGTTGGGTTTTTAATAAAAAAAAATAAATGTTTGACCAATCGCTAGTTTTTGTTCATAAAAGAAGGGTTGTACAAAATGAGCTGTGATGATTTTTTACGATAAAGGGTACACTTTCTAATTTGAAATTGAGTGCGGTTGAATATTGTGTTTTAAGTGATATGCGCCAGGTTATAGACCGATTTGCAAATAATAACTTTTTAGCGTATCAATCCGATAGCTCTGATTTTTTAGCGTATCAATCCGATGGCTCTGATTTTTTATGGCCGCTATTTGAAGACTATAGTGAAAATGATTTTGACAAGTTCTTTACAAGATTGGGCACCAAGAGGTCTAAAGAGCTAATAAATCTATTTCTCAAATTGAAAATGCGTGTAAGTAATAGTGTATTTGAAACAGAAGTTTTTTTCTTGTATATGTGTATTAAGGACGCATACTTAATTAATCTTTTTTATTTTGATGATGATGAGCACAATTGTTTTGATTGTGTTATGCGTACTTTTGATCAACAATTCAAAAGCATAGTAAAATCTTTAAAATTAAAATTGGAAGATTTTGGTGTTTTTGTGTAAAATGATCCTTTTAATTAAATCAAAAAGAATATAAATAAGCAAGTTACATGCGCCATTAATAAATTAATGGCGCGATAATTAGCATTATCTAACATTTATAAGCATTTTTTATATAAAAATCTAAGTTTTTCTTCAAATTTATTTTATATCCTTTAGAAAGAAATAAGATTTTTATATTTCCATTAACAATGGTAGCTTTTGTAAAGTTTAAGGCATTAATATTGTAATGCGGATAGGATATTTTTAAAATGTCTTTTACAAAAAATTTTTCAAAAGTGACTTAGTTTTGATTTCCATTTTGTAAAATAATAATATAAGTATTTTTTATTATAAGGAGTATGATTTTATGAATAATTTTTTAATAAAATTTTTTCTTTTTTTATTGGTTTTTTCAAATAGCTATGTTGCTTTTTCTAAAAACATCAATGTTTTTTTAATAAATAGTAACTGCTATGGACTATGAGCTTGAACAGATAAATAAGCTTATGTCTAATAAGGAAGAAATAGTTCTTAAGGAATATGGTCTTAATAAAAAGATTGTAAAGGGGAAGTTGTCTAATCGCAATGTTATGGTTGTTGATTGTGGGGTTGGCAAGGTTAATATTGGTGCTTGGATGGGCTATATTTTGTCAAAATACAAGATAAGTCATATAATTAATTCTGGAGTTGCTGGTGGTGTGTTGTTAGTGATAAATATAAAAATATTAAAGTGGGTGATGTGGTAGTATCTTCAGAAGTTGCATATCATGATGTTGATTTAACTAAATTCGGACACAAGGTGGGGCAGCTCATGGGATTTCCCCAAAAATTTAGTGCCGATAAGAATTTGATTAAAAAGGCTAGAGAAGCTATTAAATTAAAGGTTGGAGATGCTAATACATTCAGGATTAATATTAACAGGAGATCAGTTTATTGACCCAATTTATATCAAAAAAATTTTAAAAAACTTTAAAGATGTAATAGCTGTTGAGATGGAAGGTGCAGCAGTAGGGCATGTTTCTCATATATTTAATGTACCTTTTATAGTTATTAGGTCTATATGTGATATTGTAAATAAAGAAAAAAATGAAGTTGAATATAATAAATTTTTTGAATTGGCTG contains:
- a CDS encoding P12 family lipoprotein; the encoded protein is MGKNLFLYILLMLGLMSCSLDSKLFGNKEQNNNDNVKEVLDSVQKDSLKNLYSSQEEQKGFNKNFGERKYQDLIVPIGPMVSSKSLNNKVDIPNISTNHAKKKEIKKEDLVPFTYEERRASEVIKNIQDILKDSGFFNLIEDVCVLKDEYILIKDDFNNVMSKIQSKKASLMENLNNNKNKIRELAQLQNELKIGFEFDEFINKIDMAEQEIRSAALFFDIAQKSLEESIIKRLESKNKASYALKLSREALSKAESTLDNLDSYFLKKAEVMVKKQELEKLIEHVKTVLKSIN
- a CDS encoding plasmid maintenance protein; protein product: MENQLISKLHIELGILVLTIELANTQFSQYSPKVILKHYNDKLKISGLTDTTLTIMEKYLDKLKEIKIIAKFYTKDRDCGILCYYKLNCSAKQAQSKISDYLLLKKI
- a CDS encoding P52 family lipoprotein, with product MKLSAVEYCVLSDMRQVIDRFANNNFLAYQSDSSDFLAYQSDGSDFLWPLFEDYSENDFDKFFTRLGTKRSKELINLFLKLKMRVSNSVFETEVFFLYMCIKDAYLINLFYFDDDEHNCFDCVMRTFDQQFKSIVKSLKLKLEDFGVFV